Proteins co-encoded in one Brassica oleracea var. oleracea cultivar TO1000 chromosome C4, BOL, whole genome shotgun sequence genomic window:
- the LOC106342108 gene encoding probable inactive poly [ADP-ribose] polymerase SRO1 isoform X2, producing MESNIVKVSDSSFKDGLGKKRKHPSYYTSYDSGRSTAKLQCVLSPNGSTGKLDKSRNEVNVSENHSGKALVRYYSYFKKTGVPKRVMLYENGEWIDLPESIICAIRNDLEAKRAAIEVNCSGRHFVLDFLHMHRLDLETGVKTHLAWIDIAGKCFFPDNVGGEDLEQHGQCEIKLHLEIDINGGKSPKLKLNSADSCSLELDEDDVQRWDDETEASMFSGVKPAEEEDLDVDAVREKFVLGMAALGHVELLDAYRFSGDVAKDRQSLFKKQADITKLSRGDANVRYAWLPAKKELLSEVMMHGLGVCGDLIKKSKYGVGVHLAAANCPYFSATHCDVDENGVRHMVLCRVIMGNMEPLGGDRAQFVTGGEGYDNGVDNVSSPKHYVVWNMNMNTHVYPEFVVSFKLLSIPNAEAYRSCSKISYSEPCHLVTSGGGSIFHRPRGPRSSEMVMAKCI from the exons ATGGAATCCAACATCGTCAAGGTATCGGATAGTAGTTTTAAAGATGGACTTGGAAAAAAAAGAAAGCATCCCTCGTACTATACTTCATATGATTCTGGAAGGTCGACTGCTAAGCTGCAATGCGTACTCTCACCTAACGGTTCAACCGGAAAACTTGATAAAAGTAGAAACGAAGTTAATGTTTCTGAGAATCACTCTGGGAAGGCTCTGGTCAGATACTACTCTTACTTCAAGAAGACGGGAGTGCCAAAGCGTGTAATGCTCTACGAGAACGGCGAATGGATCGATTTGCCTGAGAGTATTATTTGCGCCATCAGGAATGATCTTGAAGCAAAGAGAGCTGCTATTGAGGTGAACTGTTCCGGTCGCCATTTCGTTCTTGATTTCTTACACATGCATCGACTGGACTTGGAAACTGGTGTGAAAACACACCTCGCGTGGATTGACATTGCTGGAAAATGCTTTTTTCCTGACAATGTGGGAGGAGAAGATCTTGAACAACATGGTCAATGTGAGATCAAGCTGCACCTTGAGATTGATATCAACGGTGGGAAATCACCGAAGCTGAAGTTGAACAGTGCGGATAGCTGCAGCCTTGAGCTTGATGAAGATGATGTCCAGAGGTGGGACGACGAGACAGAAGCTAGTATGTTCTCTGGTGTCAAGCCTGCTGAGGAGGAAGACCTCGATGTAGACGCTGTCAGAGAAAAGTTTGTTTTGGGTATGGCCGCTCTAGGACATGTAGAGCTTCTTGATGCGTATCGGTTCTCAGGTGACGTCGCCAAAGATCGTCAATCTCTTTTCAAGAAACAAGCTGACATCACTAAGCTAAGCCGAGGAGACGCCAACGTTAGATACGCTTGGCTTCCTGCGAAGAAGGAACTGTTATCTGAAGTGATGATGCATGGACTTGGAGTCTGTGGAGATCTAATCAAAAAGTCAAAGTATGGTGTGGGAGTTCACTTAGCTGCTGCAAACTGCCCTTACTTCAG TGCTACACATTGTGATGTTGATGAAAACGGTGTGCGTCACATGGTTTTGTGCCGTGTGATAATGGGGAACATGGAGCCACTTGGTGGCGATAGAGCGCAGTTCGTTACTGGTGGAGAAGGGTATGATAATGGAGTTGATAATGTCTCGAGTCCGAAGCATTATGTTGTCTGGAACATGAATATGAACACTCATGTTTATCCAGAATTTGTAGTTAGCTTCAAGCTGTTGTCTATCCCCAATGCTGAAG CATATAGATCTTGCAGCAAGATCAGCTATTCTGAACCGTGTCATCTTGTGACCTCTGGGGGTGGTAGCATATTTCATCGTCCCCGGGGTCCACGGTCCAGTGAGATGGTTATGGCTAAATGCATATGA
- the LOC106337087 gene encoding uncharacterized protein LOC106337087, translating to MASPEPDPDTVNEATHHKTLAESSFTSGDLTSALNHARKALILSPNTEGVSSMVTAFETIISASGDAPEWYKILKVDPFSHMNAIKPQYRKLALVLHPDKNPYAGCEEGFRLVNEAFKVLEDRVRRSEYDMKLRVRIQGEIATCGETSTFSAVCTSKIITYSRKRKKRVGEGSESLRGVRVEEAEALDATKSLDEGMMTLAEMQSVLKRNKQKNIITEAKMGRETQEISSGDETLMEMSTNKENGKREALKNKKKKKKKTNHKELGEIVEDEDSELYDFDKEKMPRSFKKGQVWAVYDDNVPRCYCLVNEVVSVNPFKVWISWLDYESEKLISWMKNSSCGRFRVSEKALIEHVKLFSHVVNCERVAREVYQVYPMKGSVWAVYSETDTGQKRRKTKHYEVVVCLTMYSDAYGLSVAYLEKVNDDLFKRRDYGCNAVRWVEKEDVAGLLSHQIPAKKLQEDQCGAGVRESWVLDLASVPPDLVSAT from the coding sequence ATGGCTTCTCCGGAACCAGACCCAGACACCGTAAACGAAGCGACACACCACAAAACCCTAGCGGAATCCTCATTCACTTCCGGCGACTTGACATCAGCCCTAAACCACGCGCGCAAAGCCCTCATCTTGTCTCCGAACACGGAAGGCGTATCCTCCATGGTCACCGCCTTCGAAACCATCATCTCCGCTTCCGGAGATGCCCCGGAGTGGTACAAGATTCTAAAGGTAGATCCTTTCTCTCATATGAACGCCATAAAGCCACAGTACAGGAAGCTAGCTTTGGTGTTGCATCCTGATAAGAATCCGTATGCTGGGTGTGAGGAAGGGTTTAGGCTTGTGAATGAGGCTTTTAAGGTTTTGGAAGATAGGGTTAGGAGGAGTGAGTATGATATGAAGCTGAGGGTTAGGATTCAGGGCGAGATTGCTACTTGTGGTGAAACGTCGACGTTTTCGGCCGTTTGTACTTCCAAGATTATAACTTATAGTAGGAAGAGGAAGAAGCGTGTTGGTGAGGGTAGTGAGAGTCTAAGAGGAGTGCGGGTGGAGGAGGCAGAAGCTTTGGATGCAACTAAGAGTTTGGATGAAGGGATGATGACTTTAGCAGAAATGCAATCAGTGCTAAAGAGAAATAAACAGAAAAACATCATTACAGAAGCAAAGATGGGAAGGGAGACGCAGGAGATCTCTTCAGGTGATGAAACTTTGATGGAGATGAGTACTAACAAGGAGAATGGTAAGCGAGAAGCTTTAAAGAATAAGAAGAAGAAGAAGAAGAAAACAAACCACAAGGAGTTAGGTGAGATAGTGGAAGATGAGGATTCTGAATTGTATGATTTTGATAAAGAGAAGATGCCGAGGAGCTTCAAGAAAGGGCAGGTTTGGGCGGTATACGATGACAACGTGCCTCGGTGTTACTGTTTGGTAAATGAAGTCGTCTCTGTGAACCCTTTCAAGGTGTGGATAAGCTGGTTGGATTACGAGAGCGAGAAACTCATCTCTTGGATGAAGAACAGCTCTTGTGGGAGGTTCCGTGTTTCAGAGAAAGCTTTGATCGAGCATGTGAAACTCTTCTCTCACGTTGTCAACTGCGAGAGGGTTGCACGAGAAGTATACCAAGTATATCCCATGAAAGGCTCGGTCTGGGCTGTCTACTCAGAGACAGATACAGGTCAGAAGAGAAGAAAGACTAAGCACTATGAGGTTGTCGTGTGTTTGACTATGTATAGCGATGCGTACGGTTTGAGTGTGGCGTATTTGGAGAAGGTTAATGACGACTTGTTCAAGAGACGGGACTACGGGTGTAATGCGGTCAGGTGGGTTGAGAAAGAAGATGTTGCGGGCTTGCTCTCTCATCAGATTCCGGCTAAGAAGCTGCAGGAAGATCAATGTGGAGCTGGTGTGAGAGAGTCTTGGGTTCTTGATCTTGCTTCTGTTCCTCCTGATTTGGTTTCTGCCACTTAG
- the LOC106340418 gene encoding uncharacterized protein LOC106340418 isoform X1 encodes MVGIFSRFSVGRSGHRRTQSAIDMREALPSSTTDLVGSTHGIEVATEFKPVEHPIEPLDIDQPIQCPLREPSILNDGIIWKERVSASMRRRGDLDIAQDGTDVVESVGTSCGPTEPDGFMTKPSVTSQCNPKRRFLPSLSAPERHMLNLLEECKASGTI; translated from the exons ATGGTTGGTATTTTCTCCAGATTTTCTGTTGGTAGAAGTGGCCATAGAAGAACTCAGAGTGCCATC GATATGAGGGAAGCATTGCCATCAAGTACTACTGATCTTGTTGGTTCAACTCATGGGATAGAAGTAGCAACAGAGTTTAAACCAGTGGAACACCCTATCGAGCCCTTGGACATTGATCAACCGATCCAATGTCCACTCCGCGAGCCATCCATTCTCAAT GATGGGATAATATGGAAAGAGAGAGTGTCGGCGTCCATGAGGAGACGAGGCGACTTGGACATTGCTCAAGATGGAACTGATGTAGTAGAATCTGTTGGAACCAGCTGTGGTCCCACAGAACCTGATGGCTTTATGACAAAACCGTCGGTAACTAGCCAATGCAATCCCAAGCGTCGATTCTTGCCTTCGCTCAGTGCACCGGAACGTCACATGCTTAATCTACTAGAAGAATGCAAAGCATCCGGTACTATCTAA
- the LOC106340417 gene encoding protein Brevis radix-like 1: MFTCINCTKMVDRDEEDEDVARGSTTPNTKEAVKSLTTQIKDMASKFSGTSKQSKPPSGSSSTNLRKEQRKYPDFDAASDSVPYPYMGGGSTSSTPAWDFPNSSHHQVERADSRFTSMYGGERDSVSAQSCDVVLEDDEPKEWVAQVEPGVHITFVSLPSGGNDLKRIRFSRDVFDKWQAQRWWGENYDRIVELYNVQRFNRQALQTPGGSEDQSQRDSTYTRIESARESRDWTPRNNYRPPGGSSIPHQFYGASMDAARDEPPSLSNASEMQAEWIEEDDPGVYVTIRQLPDGTRELRRVRFSRERFGEVHAKTWWEQNRDRIQTQYL; this comes from the exons ATGTTTACTTGCATAAACTGTACAAAAATGGTAGACAGAGATGAAGAAGATGAAGATGTAGCCCGTGGGAGCACTACTCCCAACACCAAAGAAGCTGTTAAAAGCCTAACTACACAG ATCAAAGACATGGCGTCAAAATTTTCTGGTACCTCTAAACAATCCAAGCCACCCTCAGGCTCCTCAAGCACCAACTTGAGGAAAGAACAGAGAAAGTATCCGGATTTCGACGCTGCATCTGATAGTGTTCCATACCCTTATATGGGTGGTGGAAGCACAAGTTCCACTCCTGCTTGGGACTTCCCAAACTCCTCTCACCATCAAGTTGAACGGGCAGATTCAAGATTCACATCAATGTATGGCGGTGAACGCGATTCAGTCTCTGCTCAGTCGTGTGATGTGGTACTAGAGGATGACGAGCCAAAAGAGTGGGTGGCTCAAGTAGAGCCTGGTGTTCACATTACATTCGTCTCACTTCCTAGTGGAGGAAATGATCTTAAACGGATACGTTTCAG CCGGGATGTGTTTGACAAGTGGCAAGCTCAGAGGTGGTGGGGTGAGAACTACGATAGAATAGTTGAGCTTTACAATGTTCAGAGATTTAACCGGCAAGCCCTTCAAACCCCTGGTGGATCCGAAGACCAG TCGCAGAGAGATTCAACTTACACAAGAATCGAATCAGCAAGAGAAAGCAGAGACTGGACTCCAAGAAACAACTACAGGCCTCCAGGTGGTAGCAGCATCCCACATCAGTTTTACGGAGCTTCAATGGACGCAGCACGAGACGAACCGCCTTCCCTCAGTAACGCTAGTGAGATGCAAGCAGAGTGGATTGAAGAGGACGATCCTGGGGTTTACGTTACCATCAGACAGTTACCAGACGGAACCAGAGAGTTACGCCGTGTCAGATTCAG TCGGGAACGGTTTGGGGAAGTGCATGCTAAGACATGGTGGGAGCAGAACAGAGACAGGATACAAACACAATATCTCTAA
- the LOC106340418 gene encoding uncharacterized protein LOC106340418 isoform X2, giving the protein MREALPSSTTDLVGSTHGIEVATEFKPVEHPIEPLDIDQPIQCPLREPSILNDGIIWKERVSASMRRRGDLDIAQDGTDVVESVGTSCGPTEPDGFMTKPSVTSQCNPKRRFLPSLSAPERHMLNLLEECKASGTI; this is encoded by the exons ATGAGGGAAGCATTGCCATCAAGTACTACTGATCTTGTTGGTTCAACTCATGGGATAGAAGTAGCAACAGAGTTTAAACCAGTGGAACACCCTATCGAGCCCTTGGACATTGATCAACCGATCCAATGTCCACTCCGCGAGCCATCCATTCTCAAT GATGGGATAATATGGAAAGAGAGAGTGTCGGCGTCCATGAGGAGACGAGGCGACTTGGACATTGCTCAAGATGGAACTGATGTAGTAGAATCTGTTGGAACCAGCTGTGGTCCCACAGAACCTGATGGCTTTATGACAAAACCGTCGGTAACTAGCCAATGCAATCCCAAGCGTCGATTCTTGCCTTCGCTCAGTGCACCGGAACGTCACATGCTTAATCTACTAGAAGAATGCAAAGCATCCGGTACTATCTAA
- the LOC106343041 gene encoding uncharacterized protein LOC106343041, whose product MVEGWRNGFREATNSKPLFVTIYATVIIGVLVSSFYVFSAVYSPTNGSTSWLSSPPLSTAGRIHKLSQENATSQSLPVALPPPPPEEEAQGKSSLGKIWVSPPKDKKMPPLEAFKLTKELFGERVKDNVIIVTFGNYAFMDFILTWVKHLTDLDLSNILVGAMDTKLLEALYWKGVPVFDMGSHMSTVDVGWGSPTFHKMGREKVILIDSVLPFGYELLMCDTDVVWLKNPLPYLARYPDADVLTSSDQVVPTVVDDSLDIWQQVSGAYNIGIFHWRPTESAKKLAKEWKDILIADDKVWDQNGFNEIVRRQLGPSVDGDSGLFYAYDGNLKVGILPASIFCSGHTYFVQAMYQQLRLEPYALHTTFQYAGTEGKRHRLREGMVFFDPPEYYDAPGGFISFKPSIPKSMLLDGNHTIESHFTLANHQMKQIRSALAIASLLNRTLVMPPIWCRLDRLWFGHPGTLEGSMTRQPFICPLDHVFEVNIMLKEMPEEEFGPGIGIREYSFLDNPSLPKQVKESWLDVQLCQGCEASNITSSSGALKFPKRSNEDTFKAIFSTFNDVKVIKFSSVEDAFTGFSDKGREERFRRRVMRYVGIWCCEENKTPGHIYYDMYWDEKPGWKPVPPQTPEEDHPPL is encoded by the exons ATGGTGGAGGGTTGGCGAAATGGGTTTCGAGAGGCGACGAATTCGAAGCCTCTGTTCGTGACGATCTACGCTACGGTGATCATCGGCGTTCTCGTCTCCTCCTTCTATGTCTTCTCCGCTGTTTACTCTCCCACCAATGGCTCCACCTCCTGGCTCTCTTCTCCTCCTCTCTCCA CTGCAGGCCGTATTCATAAACTTTCGCAAGAGAATGCAACGTCTCAGTCACTACCAGTTGCACTGCCACCGCCACCTCCGGAGGAAGAAGCTCAAGGCAAATCATCATTGGGTAAAATCTGGGTGTCTCCTCCTAAAGACAAGAAGATGCCTCCGCTTGAAGCCTTTAAACTAACTAAAGAGCTGTTTGGGGAAAGAGTGAAGGACAATGTGATAATAGTCACCTTTGGGAACTATGCTTTCATGGATTTCATCTTGACTTGGGTTAAACACTTGACTGATTTAGATCTCTCCAACATTCTAGTTG GTGCGATGGATACAAAGTTACTAGAGGCTTTGTACTGGAAAGGAGTTCCGGTTTTCGACATGGGGAGCCATATGAGCACAGTTGATGTAGGTTGGGGCTCCCCAACGTTTCACAAAATGGGAAGAGAGAAAGTGATTCTCATTGATTCTGTCTTGCCTTTTGGTTACGAGCTTCTAATGTGTGACACTGACGTGGTCTGGCTTAAG AACCCTCTGCCTTACTTGGCTCGGTACCCTGATGCTGATGTTCTGACATCAAGCGATCAAGTTGTGCCTACGGTGGTAGACGACAGCTTGGATATATGGCAACAAG TTAGCGGGGCATACAACATAGGAATCTTCCATTGGCGTCCAACAGAGTCTGCCAAAAAGCTGGCTAAGGAATGGAAAGACATTCTCATAGCTGACGACAAGGTTTGGGATCAAAACGGGTTCAATGAGATCGTTAGGAGACAGCTAGGTCCATCAGTGGACGGTGACAGTGGACTCTTCTACGCTTATGATGGTAATCTCAAGGTTGGGATCTTGCCTGCTAGCATCTTCTGCAGTGGTCACACTTACTTTGTTCAG GCTATGTATCAACAGCTCAGGCTAGAACCATATGCGTTGCATACAACGTTTCAATACGCAGGTACTGAAGGAAAACGCCATAGGCTTCGTGAGGGGATGGTTTTCTTTGACCCACCAGAGTATTACGATGCACCAGGAGGGTTCATTTCGTTCAAACCGTCTATTCCAAAGAGCATGTTACTAGACGGGAATCATACCATTGAGTCACATTTTACACTCGCCAACCACCAA ATGAAACAGATCAGATCAGCATTAGCTATTGCGTCTCTACTAAACCGTACACTG GTGATGCCACCAATATGGTGCAGGTTAGATAGGCTTTGGTTTGGACATCCTGGTACTCTTGAGGGATCTATGACACGGCAACCTTTCATCTGCCCTCTTGATCATGTATTTGAG GTTAATATCATGCTAAAGGAGATGCCTGAGGAAGAGTTTGGTCCTGGGATTGGTATCAGAGAATATTCTTTCCTAGATAATCCATCATTACCAAAACAAGTTAAAGAGTCATGGCTTGATGTTCAGCTTTGTCAAGGATGCGAGGCATCGAATATCACAAGCTCCTCTGGGGCTCTTAAGTTCCCAAAGCGGAGCAATGAAGATACG TTCAAGGCGATTTTCTCTACCTTCAACGATGTTAAAGTGATCAAGTTCTCTTCAGTTGAAGATGCTTTCACTGGGTTCTCCGACAAG GGGAGAGAAGAGAGATTCAGAAGACGAGTAATGAGATATGTGGGGATATGGTGTTGTGAGGAGAACAAGACTCCAGGACATATTTATTACGACATGTATTGGGACGAGAAACCTGGTTGGAAACCGGTTCCTCCACAGACACCAGAAGAGGATCATCCTCCTCTTTGA
- the LOC106341084 gene encoding serpin-ZX-like gives MDLQTSVGKQNEIVLNFAKHVIATTDAKTSNLVFSPASINVILSFLAVKSGGSTANHILSLLQASSITELNAVSSKVITDVLADSTATGGPTISVANGVWMDKSLPVEPCFTSLVENTYKANFNQVDFGTKADEVVEEVNAWVENQTRGLITDLLSFASPETDLIFANALFFHGRWDEEFNPSLTKDSDFHRLDGTKLRVPFMSAYASYKHRLEVYQGFKVLHLPYRGGSNYLEDNRFSMQICLPDDKDGLHAMLESLSSCRGFLNGYIPGQCVSIGEVKIPTFKFGFDFDVSKALKGLGLETPLEKIVHKACIEVDEVGTKAAAATAVSFCGGILRPQKKYDFVADHPFLFLVKEYRSGLVLFLGQVLDPSMH, from the exons ATGGACCTGCAAACATCGGTAGGGAAGCAAAACGAGATCGTTCTGAATTTTGCTAAGCATGTGATCGCCACCACTGACGCGAAAACCTCCAACCTCGTGTTTTCACCTGCGTCAATCAATGTCATCCTCAGCTTCCTCGCTGTCAAGTCAGGCGGATCTACTGCAAATCATATTCTCTCTTTACTGCAAGCTTCTTCTATTACTGAGCTTAATGCCGTCTCTTCCAAGGTCATAACTGACGTCCTAGCCGACAGCACCGCAACCGGCGGTCCAACGATCTCGGTGGCTAACGGCGTCTGGATGGACAAGTCTCTCCCTGTCGAGCCTTGTTTCACAAGTCTCGTAGAGAATACGTACAAGGCTAATTTCAACCAAGTTGATTTTGGCACAAAG GCTGATGAAGTGGTTGAAGAAGTAAATGCATGGGTCGAGAATCAGACAAGAGGACTCATCACTGATCTCCTAAGCTTTGCTTCTCCAGAGACTGATCTCATATTTGCTAATGCTCTCTTCTTCCATGGAAGATGGGATGAAGAATTTAATCCATCGCTAACAAAAGATTCAGACTTTCACCGTCTTGATGGAACTAAACTACGCGTGCCTTTCATGTCCGCATACGCCTCTTACAAACACCGTCTTGAAGTCTACCAAGGTTTCAAAGTCCTTCATTTACCATACAGAGGAGGAAGCAATTATTTAGAAGACAATCGTTTCTCGATGCAAATCTGTCTGCCTGATGACAAAGATGGGTTGCATGCAATGCTGGAGAGCCTATCTTCTTGTCGTGGTTTCTTGAATGGCTATATTCCTGGCCAGTGTGTAAGTATTGGAGAAGTCAAGATTCCAACGTTTAAATTCGGTTTTGATTTCGATGTCTCAAAGGCTCTCAAGGGTTTAGGCTTGGAGACGCCGCTGGAGAAGATTGTCCACAAGGCTTGCATTGAGGTCGACGAAGTGGGAACGAAAGCTGCAGCTGCTACCGCTGTATCTTTTTGTGGAGGTATTTTACGTCCGCAAAAAAAGTACGACTTTGTGGCTGACCATCCGTTTCTCTTCCTTGTCAAAGAGTACAGAAGCGGCCTGGTTCTGTTCCTTGGTCAAGTTCTTGATCCTTCTATGCATTAA